The Winslowiella toletana region GCTGGCGCATTGAAATTCCCGGCCTGCCGGAGCTGACTGAAGTCGGCGGTAAGCGCTGCCACGATCTGACGGAAACCACCTGCCTGTTACCACAGCTGGGTTCTGGCCCGGACAGTAACAATAATGGCAGCGGCTATTTCACCCGTGCTGACTATATTGATATCGTTCGCTACGCGCAGGCGCGGCAGATTGAAGTGATTCCGGAAATTGATATGCCCGCCCACGCCCGGGCGGCGATTATCGCAATGGAAGCGCGTTATCGTAAATTATCTGCCGCTGGTCAACCGCAGCAGGCCAGTGAATATCGCCTGCTCGATCCGGCAGATACCTCTAATACCACCTCGGTGCAATATTACGATCGCCATAGCTACCTTAATCCTTGTCTTGATGCCTCGCGGCGCTTTGCCGATAAAGTCATTGGCGAAATGGCCCGCATGCATCAGGAGGCCGGTCAGCCGTTAACCACCTGGCATTTTGGCGGTGATGAAGCGAAAAATATTTACCTGGGCAGCGGTTACAGCGGCGAGGCAGAGGCAGGAAAAGGGCAGGTTGATCTGAGTCATCAGGACAAGCCGTGGGCGAAGTCGCCGGTTTGTCAGAAGATGGTCAGTGACGGGAAAGTTGAGGACGTTGAACATCTTGCCAGCCACTTTGCGGTTGAGGTCAGTAAACTGGTTAATGCACACGGCATCGAAAAAATGCAGGCCTGGGAAGATGGTCTGAAACACGCTAAAAATGCCAAAGCCTTTGCGACAAAACGCGTTGGCGTTAACTTCTGGGAAACACTGTACTGGGGAGGATTTGATACCGTTAATGACTGGGCCAATAAAGGCTATGAAGTGACGATATCCAATCCGGACTACGTCTATTTAGACTTTCCGGCGGAGGTAAATCCGCAGGAGCGTGGTTACTACTGGGGCACCCGCTATACCGATGAAGCGAAGATCTTTAGCTTCGCGCCAGACAACCTGCCGCAAAATGCAGAAACCTCGCTGGATCGTGATGGCAATAGCTTTGTTGCCAAAAGTGACAAAGCCTGGCCGGGCGCTTATGGCATCTCAGGCCAGCTGTGGAGCGAAACCGTCCGCACCGATGAAGATATGGAGTACCGTATTTATCCGCGCATGTTACCGCTGGCAGAGCGGGCGTGGCATCGCGCTGACTGGGAACTGGACTATAAAGCAGGACGCGAGTTTTCTGCGGGGAAAACGCAATTTGTGAACAGCAAAGCCTTGCAGGATGACTGGGCGCGCTTCGCCACGCTGCTGGGGCAGCGCGAACTGCCGAAAATGGATTTAGCCAATATTCAGTATCGTTTGCCGCTGCCGGGCGCTCGCGTAGTTGATGGCACGCTGCAGGCCAATATTGCACTGCCGGGCGTGGCTATCCAGTATTCCGTCGACGGAGGTAAACAGTGGCTGAGTTATAACGACCAGCAAAGACCGTCTGTTGCGGGGGAAGTGTGGGTTCGCTCGGCCAGTGCCGATGGCAAACGCGTGAGTCGTGCAGAGAAGGTTGATCGGTAATTATCCTCGTTGACGATGGAGCCGCCCTGGTTGACCGGGGCGACTCCTGTTTCACCCGCCGTGGCAGCGCAAGCACCGGATTAACATTGCCGCAACCAGCCATTGAGAGATTCCAGTCTCCGCTGTTAAGATAATCCCATCGAAAAATCCTAAAAATTGCCGACGGCGCCTGGTGGCTGATAGATTCCAGGTATCCGGGTACTAGAATTAATGATTAAAAATCAATAGGTTTTGCTTTTTTTGATGAGGCATTTGCCTCCATTTATCTTTTTATTCACACCAACACCTGGGAACAGGATACGCAGATTTATGACGGAAAATTTGATTGAGCGCCTCTCTACGGTGCTGGAATCTGAAAAAACGCTTGAAGGCTTTGTTCGTCAGTTGTTGGAAATGCTCGAGCTGGTGACGGAAATGGAGTCGACCTATCTGACGCGTATTGATGCTGATGGTATCCAGCAGCAGATTTTATTCTCGCGTAACAGCAAAGAGATGCAGATCCCTGAAGGATTGACCGTGCCGTGGGAAGATACCTTATGCAAACGTGCGCTGGATGAAGGCCGTCCATTTAACCGTGACGTGCCAGGAACCTGGGGTGATTCGCAGGCGGCAAAGCAGCTGGGCATCACCACTTATATCAGTACTCCGGTGATGCTGGGTGAGGGCGACCTTTATGGCACGCTTTGTGCTGCCAGCAGTCAGAGTCACCCCCTTTCTCCGCGTGCAGAGCAGGTGTTACAACTTTTTGCCGAGCTGATTGGCCAGTACATCCACAAAGAGCAGCTGCTACAGCAATTGCAGGAAGCCAATGCCGCACTGACTGCGGTTAGCTTTACTGATGAGCTTACCAGCCTGCCCAACCGACGGGCGGTTTTCGAGCAGATGCCGAAGCTTTTCTCCCGCGCCTGTGCTGACTCACGTTATGTGCTGGTGGCATTTGCCGACCTGGACGGTTTCAAACAAATTAACGATCGCTACGGACATGAAGCCGGCGACGCTTTTTTGAAATCCATCGCCCAGCGCCTGCGACAGCAAGCCACCAGCGATGAAGTACTGGGGCGGTTGGGAGGGGATGAATTTATTATGGCGATGGCTGGGCCGGAAATTTATGATCAGGCTATTGATGCTGCCGGGGCATTTAAAGCCAGGCTTGCGGCATTACTGAGCGGAGAATATCAGCTCGAATCCTGCTTTATCGATTACGCGGGTGCCAGCATTGGCGTAATTGTCGCTAATCCGGCAATTGCCACTCCGGATATGGCGGTACGCGCTGCGGATGCGGTGATGTATGAAGATAAAAAACGTCGTAGAGCCTCACACTGACCGCCTGCGGGAGCCGAAACGGCTCCCCTGAACTATCCAGTTATGCCATAAACCTCGCGAACATCACCTCTTTTTATATTTCTGATATCAATAATTTTCATCTTTTCATTGCGGGCAGGTAATACATTAGCCTTAATTTGTATGACGTTAACATCACATTTATCACTTTAACTGGTGGTTAATTTGTTGATTTTAAGTGATTTTATATTGGTCTTAAGAAAGTAAGTTCAACGTCAGACAAAAATTGTTATCTGAGTCGCAAAATCTAAATAAAAAAATCTTCTTATGTTTAGAGTGACATTGGTCACATCAATTCAGGTCTCATAAATATATAAAACCATGCTTTATTAAAAATGAAACATCGGTTCATTAATTTCAAGAGACCTGAATGTTATGAATAAAAAAACGATACTTTTGGAAGATGGGCGGAAAGTCACGCTGGGGCATCAACTGGCTTATGGCGGAGGCAATTTGCTGGGAAGTGGCGCCCTGGCGATTGCCGGTGCGTGGTTACTCTATTTTTATACCACCTTCTGCGGGCTGACACTGCTGGAGGCAGCATTTATCTTTTCGGTGGCCAGCGTGATCGACGCCATCAGTAATCCTCTTATGGGCTACCTCAGCGACAACTTTGGCAATACCTGGCTGGGCAAGCGTTTTGGTCGTCGACGTTTCTTCCTGCTGATTGGCGCACCGTTAATGATGTTCTACCCGCTGCTGTGGGTGGAAGGCTTTGGCTTCTGGTATTACCTGACCACTTACGTCATTTTTGAGCTGATTTATACTTCGGTGATGGTGCCGTATGAAACCCTCGCCACCGAAATGACCGACGATTTTGCGGTGCGCAGCAAACTGACCGGCTATAAAGCCATGTTCGGTAAAATTGCTAACTTCCTTGCAGCATTTATTCCCGGACAATTTATCCTGCTGTACGGTAAAGACTCTGCGCAGCCTTTTCTGTATACCGGCATAACCTATGGGCTGATCCTGTTCGTGGCGGTGGCACTGCTGCACGGCTTCTCATGGGAGCGAAAAGATACCGGAATCAAGGCGATAAAGCAGAAAAAGACCCTGTGGAAGACGATAGTGGCGCTGGCGCGCGATATGCAGTCGACATTCTATCTGCGAGTGTTTCGTAAGCATCTCGGCATGTACCTGTTTGGTTTTGGCGCTGAATGGCTGTTTGCTTCCGTCTTTACCTACTATGTTATTTTTGTGCTGCAATACGACCCGGCAATCCTTGCCGGACTGAACAGCCTGAATGCCATTCTGCAACTGTTCTCCACCGCGATTTTTATTGGCATCTGCGTCAAGTTTGGCTTTAGTAAACCTTACACCTGGGCGCTGTTAATCGTGGTCTTCGCGGTGTGCTGTTACAGCTTATTGCATTTCCTGCAATTACCGGCGCATCTGGCAACCATGGCGATCATTGGGGTAACCGTCATCTTTGGTCTGGGAACCGGCGGCGTGTATTACATTCCGTGGACGGTCTACACCTTCCTGGCGGACGTGGATGAAGTGTTTACCGGCCGTCGCCGTGAGGGCATTTATGCCGGTGCCATGACCTTCGCCGGCAAAATCGTGCGCTCAATTATCGTCTTTGCGATGGGCGCTCTGCTCAGCTATTACGGCTTCCAGTCGAAATCTCATGTACAGCCGGAAAGCGCGATTACCGCGATTTCGTGGGTGTTCTTCGGTGGCGTAATTGTGCTGGCGCTGGTGGCCATTTTCTTTAGTCGCCAGATGACCCTCGATCGCAAAACTCACCGCGTCGTGCTGGAAGAGGTGGCACGAATTAAAGCCGGTGGTGAGCTGAGTGCCATTAAACCCGAAGTGCGCGAAGTCATCGAAACTCTGGTGGGATATCCCTACGAGCAGTGCTGGGGCAACAGCGATATCTCGCGGAAAATGAAGCTGGCTGAAGAGGCCGCGCCAGCGATGCCGGAACAGCTGCCACAACGTTAATCCACTCCACTTGCTGATCAATACATTCCTGCCCATTGGGCAGGAAGGGATGAACACGTTTTAAGGAAAGAGAAATGAGGAAATTAACGGTCATTTCCGCATCGCTGTTTATGCTGGGCATCAGTTGCAGCGCAGCCAGTCAGTTACCTGACAGCAATAAGCTGGTGTGGCGAGCCATCGCCTTTGGTCAGTCGACCGATGTGAATTTTGCTACCAATGTTTTGCCGGAGAAAATCGGTGTCAATAATGTGACGCGGGAGAATGGTCAGCCGGTTCCGGCGCAAGGCGGCAAGCTGATCACGCCGGTTAATATTGAAAGCCGTGGCGGTAAGATTGGTAACAGCCATGACGGCCTGACGTTTTATTACACCCGATTGCCCGCCAGCGCCAATATGCAGCTGGATGCCGAGATCAGCGTCGAGCAATTTGGTCCGGAAAATGGGGCGCTGCCTGCCGGGCAGGAGGGCGCAGGCCTGCTGGTCAGGGATGTGCTGGGCCAGCCGCGCTCAGAGAAGCTGAAACCGGGTTACGAAGAGTTTCCGGCCGCTGCCAATATGGTGATGAATGCGCTGCTTACCGAGGATAAGAAATCTCATTATCTGCTACAGATAACGCAAATCGCGCGTAACGGTGTAAAAAATCCCTGGGGCAATGCCGGGGTGGAGATGGTGCGCGAGGCATACCATCACCGCCTGGATATCCGTCAGACGCCGCGTTTTCGTCTGCGGCTGGCGCGTACCAACGACGGTTTTATCGCCGGTTGGGCTCCAGCGGGCAGTGACCAGTGGGTCACTCAGCGTACGGGTGATGCAGATCGGGTGCTGGTACAGGACAAAACCGGCTATTACGTCGGCTTTTTTGCCTCGCGCAATGCACGGATTACCGTTCATCAGGCCAGCCTGACGCTGAGTGAGCATCAGGCGACAGCAACAGAGACATTTACGCCTGCGCGCCAGGCGGCAAAGGTTGAGATTGCCTCTTCAACGCTGGCAGCGCGACCGGATTACCGCTTCCAGTTGCGCAGTAATCAACCGGGTAAGCTGACGGTCAGCGTTAACGGCCAACCACTGGTGCAGGATCAAGCGATAAAAGCCGGTGAGATGCAGTCGCTGGCGCTCAGGATCGCTGCTGAACCCCGGAAGATCGACTGGCGTCTGGTGACCGACAGCGATGAAACCCTGACTGATAAGCTGACGGTTAAGCCGGTAAAGCTGGCCGATGCCGATAATCTTTATGTATCGCCACAGGGCAAGGCTGATAATAACGGCAGTCGTGAGCAGCCACTGGATTTTGCGACTGCGGCTTCCGCACTGTCACCGGGTGGAACCCTGTGGCTGGCTGATGGTGATTATCCCCTGACCACGCTGCCTGCCAGCGCCAGCGGCACGCCTCAGCAGGCGAAAAAACTGCGTCCGCTCGGTAAGCATGCGGTGTTTTATGGGCTTAATCTTGCCGCCAGCCACTGGGATATTCAGGGGATTAGCGTGACGGCTAAAAGCTTCAATATTTCCGGCAGTTATAATCATATCGATCGGGTAGTGGCACACCATGCTGACGACACCGGTATCTGGGTGGCTTCACCGCCGGATGTGGGACGCGCACTGTGGGCCAGCCACAATATCATTTCCAACTCTGAGTCTTATGCTAATCAGGATCCCGGCCAGATAAACGCCGATGGCTTTGCGGTGAAAATGCGCGTCGGAGAGGGCAATAAACTGATTGCCTGTTTCGCCCATGATAATGTTGACGATGGTTTTGACCTGTTTAATAAAATCGAAGACGGCCCAAATGGCCGGGTGATTATCGAGAAAAGTATCTCGCTGCGTAATCGTAATAATGGTTTTAAACTCGGCGGCGAAGGTTTGCCGGTCGCACATCAGGTGTCGGACAGTGTGGCGATAGAGAATGGCATGGATGGCTTCACCGATAACTTTAATCCGGGTGCATTACTGGTGCGGAATAATATTGCGGTCGACAATAAACGCTTTAATTATCTTTTCCGTCCCGGCCCCTACACCCAGCCAGATAAACAGGGGCAGCTGGAAGGTAATATTTCCTTGCGAACTTCACCCGCGCAATATGCCGATGCGGTAACCGGTCGTCTGAAAAATAATCACTTTCTGACGCTGGATGATAATAAACAAACAGCGAAATAATAAAACCTGACGTAACACGAATAAAAAATACCAATGGGGTTTTGTAATGACTAAACAGACATTAATGATCTGCGGGTTACTGCTGTGTTCTTTTCAGGCTGCGGCGGTCACGCTGGATGTGCGGCATGAGTGGCAGGATGACAGCAAGGTCCACAAGGATCGCTTTTCCGTCTCCCATCGTTTTGACAACGGTATTGGTTTCTCGCTGGAAGCGAAATGGAAGTCGGGCGGCGATAATAGCAATAAAGCATTCCACGATATCGTCAGTAACGGCACGGAAAACAGCATCAACTATCAATATAAGATCACGCCGGAGTGGTTTATTCAGCCGGGATTCACGCTCGAATCATCCAGCAACAGCAGCATCTATAAACCCTTTTTAACCACCGGTTACGCCTTTGATAGCGGGATTTATTTAAATGGACGTTACCGCTACGAATATAAACGTGTTTCAGATGAAGGGAAAGAAGATGAGAAAACCAATCGCGGTGAGTTCTGGCTGGGATATCGCTATCAGGACTGGCGTTTTGAATATAATTTCATCTATAAACACAGCGATCAAATTCGTTTCGATAATAAAAAGTGGGACTATGAACATAATGTGAAAGCATTGTGGAAGCTGAATAAAAACTGGGCTCCCTATACCGAACTGGGGAATATCAGCGTGCGTAAAACCAGCGACGAGCGGCAGACGCGCTTTCGCGTCGGCGTACAATACAGTTTTTAACGCTGATGATGTGCTTTAAAAGTCAATCGCGCAGCAAACCGGTGTCGTTTACCGGCTGCTGCACGTCGGATTATCCCTTAACCGTAGTGGGCTCGCCAGCGACCGGATGAGTGTCGCTGCTTACCGCCGCCGCGCGTGCTGCGGCATCAACCGGTTCGTCATATTTGCGCTTCAGATGATTTTGCACCTGCTGAAGTAACGCACCGTCGAGGGTGTAGTGTCGCAGATAGACCCACAGCGTCAGGCCAAAGAACAGCATCGGTACCACAATCATGATGCCCTGCATGCCCATTATGGTACTGGCAGTTTGCGGCACGCCAGCCTGATAACCGGCCGCTCCCAGCAGCACGCCAATCACCAGCCCGGCAAAAGCTGCACCGGCCTTGACCACCATGGTTTGCACCGCAAAAGCGATACTTTCGATGCGCATGCCCAGCGCGTAGTCGCCATAGTCGACGGTGTCGGCAACCATAATCACCAGCAATACCCAGAAGAAAGCGCCGCCGCTGTTAGCCATAATGCCGGACAGCGCAATCAGCGTCGCGCTCTGCGGCGCATACAGTCCAACGTACAGCAGCAGCAGGCAGCTCAGCACCGGTAACACCGAGGCGCTAATCCATAACACCCGGCGCGAAAAGCGCTTCGCCAGCATCGGGAACAGCGCAATGGTCGCCAGGTTAGCGATTCCGGCATACATCATATACCAGGGGAAAAGCTCTTCCCGACCGACGACATACTTGAAGTAGTAAATGGCAAATGACTGAATGACGTTATGCGCCATATTCCATGAAAGGGCCATAACCAGCAGCGCAAACAGCGGTTTATTGCGCACAATCATCATCAGCACGCTTTTCAGACCATGCTGCACCTGCGTCGCGCCATGGTGCGATGAGGAGTATTTCTCTTTAACGTTGACCAGCGTAACAAGCGTGGAGAGGATAAAAAAGAACACCAGAATAAAGGTAAAGCGCATAAAGCCGTCGCCCTGATGCCCTTGCCCCAGCAGGTTTATCAGCGGCAGGCCAATTACGCCGGTGAGATAACCCGCGCTGCTGGCAAAAAAGCGCGGCCAGGGAATCAGTGCTTCGCGCTCGCGCTTATCGACGGTGATGCAGGGCACCAGTGACCAGAACGGCACATCCATTATGGTGTAGGTAAAGCCCCAGAGAATGTAAGTCACCCAGATATAAGCAATCAGCGCGCCACCGGAGAAGTTGTGCGCGCAGAATACGCTGATCAGCACCACGGAATTGACCAGGGTGCCAATCAGAATCCACGGTTTAAATTTACCCCAGCGTGTGCGGGTGCGTTCGACGATCCAGCCCATAACCGGATCAAGCAGCGCATCCAGAATTCGCGCTACCAGAAACAGTGAAGCTACCATACTGACGGATATGCCGACGACATCGGTATAGTAGTACATCAGGTACATATAAATAATCCCGATGGCAAAGTCTTTACCAAAGGCACCGAATCCATAGCTGATTTTAGTTTTTAACGATACGCTCATGGCTATCTCCGCACGTCCCCGGAGTACCGACGCTGACAGCCAGAAAAACAGCGTCGGCCTCCTTTCTGTGCGGCTTAATGTAGGGTAGGTGGGGGTATCAGCGGTAAGTCGGCAACCAGTTGCCGTGCGCCTCGATTAACGCGTCGCACAGTCGGATAGTGTCATCGATCGACAGCTCAGCCGAGGTATGCGGATCGAGCAGCGCGGCGTGATAGATATGTTCTTTTTTCAGCGTCACGGCTGCTTCTATCGTCAATAACTGGGTGTTGATATTGGTGCGGTTGAGCGCCGCCAGCTGCGGAGGCAGATCGCCGACAACGGTTGGCGTGATGCCCTGCGCATCCACCAGGCACGGCACTTCCACGCAGGCGTCGGTCGGCAGGTTGGTGATCAGCCCACGGTTGAGTACATTCCCGCCAATTTTATACGGCAGGTCAGTTTCCATCGCCTCAATGATATAAGAGGCGTATTCATGGCTGCGGTGATGAGTCAGCGCTTCGTCACGGGTTAATTGTTCACGTTGCAGCTGCCAGTTATTGATTTGCTCAATACAGCGACGCGGATACTCATCCAGCGGAATATTAAAGCGCTCGATTAACTGCGGATAGTTGCGTTTAATCCAGTAGGGCATATATTCCGCGTTATGCTCAGAAGACTCGGTCACGTAGTAGCCGAATACCCGCATAATCTCATGACGCACCATATCGTCATGCTTATGCTGCAAGCCGGCGGCGCGGCGTTTAATTTCCGGATAAATATCCTCGCCGTGGCGCTTAATATCCAGCAGCCACGCCATATGATTGATCCCGGCAATTTGCCAGGTGACGCCGTCGGTTGGCATATCCACCGCCTTCAGCAGCGTCTCGGCGCAGACCTGCACACTGTGGCACAGCCCAACGGTTTTAATGCCGGTATGACGCAACATCGCGCCGGTCAGTGACGCCATTGGATTGGTGTAGTTAAGGAACCAGGCGTCCGGACAGACTTGTTCCATGTCGCGGGCGATGTCGAACAGCACAGGAATGGTGCGCAGGGCGCGAAACAGACCGCCAATTCCCAGCGTATCCGCAATGGTCTGACGCAAACCAAACTGTTTTGGAATGTCAAAGTCGGTGACGGTACAGGGCTGATAACCGCCGACCTGAATCGCATTAATCACATATTTCGCCCCTTGTAATGCCGCGCGGCGCTGTTCAACGCCGACATATTTTTCAATCGATGCGCGGCCCTGATTAATATTCTGATTAATGTTATTCAGCATATTCCACGAATCTTGCAAACGACTTTCATCAATATCGTAAAGTGCAATCTGCACATCCGATAATGCCGGTGTTGCCATAATGTCGCCGAGCACATTTTTTGCAAATACGGTGCTGCCCGCACCGATAAAAGTGATTTTCATGATTCTTTCCTTTGCCTGTGAATGTTGCGATGGAAAGACTCTAGGCAGAGACTGAATTAATGTATATGTCGTTTTGTGACATCAATATGGCGAAAAATAAAAGCCGGTAAAAACTGTGAAGTTGTTCTCAAATCATCGGTTAGCAGCAGCGTAGTGCTTGCCAGCAGCACGGCGGGGCATTACAAACAGCATTATCTATAGGGTTATGTGATGTCGTATATGCGGTAAAACCTGAGGTGAAAATGCAGAAGGATCTAAAACCTGAAGAGATATCGCATTTCGGTCTGAATGTTTTTCAGTATGGTCATGAAGTCTGTCGTCCAGGGCATAGCTATGGTCCGGCGGTACGTCA contains the following coding sequences:
- a CDS encoding family 20 glycosylhydrolase; translated protein: MKAFKLKAIIAAGLFGCVGSSIADQHLVDRLSELQVNYRLQDNRAADNGVKCGELGADFASCYTATITLTNGGQEITGHDWAIYFHSIRRILQVDNENFTITPVTGDLHKLEPTDKFNGFAANQSVNIPLVGEYWQLFETDLMPRWYATSGDAQPKVLANTDSEDLHHFVTPFSGDQWKRTAADNNILMTPATRFVKNAVTEPLAVTALRGQIVPTPREVSIHSADVDLSKGVALNLSVLPQPSAEAVSQRFAALGIASDPSGYPVTTQVEPSALSGELAKSGAYTLSIGQQGAKVIGYDRAGVFYGLQSILSLVAGDGSKTIAQLDAKDAPRFDYRGMMLDVGRNFHSKQAILRMLDQMSAYKLNKFHFHLSDDEGWRIEIPGLPELTEVGGKRCHDLTETTCLLPQLGSGPDSNNNGSGYFTRADYIDIVRYAQARQIEVIPEIDMPAHARAAIIAMEARYRKLSAAGQPQQASEYRLLDPADTSNTTSVQYYDRHSYLNPCLDASRRFADKVIGEMARMHQEAGQPLTTWHFGGDEAKNIYLGSGYSGEAEAGKGQVDLSHQDKPWAKSPVCQKMVSDGKVEDVEHLASHFAVEVSKLVNAHGIEKMQAWEDGLKHAKNAKAFATKRVGVNFWETLYWGGFDTVNDWANKGYEVTISNPDYVYLDFPAEVNPQERGYYWGTRYTDEAKIFSFAPDNLPQNAETSLDRDGNSFVAKSDKAWPGAYGISGQLWSETVRTDEDMEYRIYPRMLPLAERAWHRADWELDYKAGREFSAGKTQFVNSKALQDDWARFATLLGQRELPKMDLANIQYRLPLPGARVVDGTLQANIALPGVAIQYSVDGGKQWLSYNDQQRPSVAGEVWVRSASADGKRVSRAEKVDR
- a CDS encoding sensor domain-containing diguanylate cyclase; this encodes MTENLIERLSTVLESEKTLEGFVRQLLEMLELVTEMESTYLTRIDADGIQQQILFSRNSKEMQIPEGLTVPWEDTLCKRALDEGRPFNRDVPGTWGDSQAAKQLGITTYISTPVMLGEGDLYGTLCAASSQSHPLSPRAEQVLQLFAELIGQYIHKEQLLQQLQEANAALTAVSFTDELTSLPNRRAVFEQMPKLFSRACADSRYVLVAFADLDGFKQINDRYGHEAGDAFLKSIAQRLRQQATSDEVLGRLGGDEFIMAMAGPEIYDQAIDAAGAFKARLAALLSGEYQLESCFIDYAGASIGVIVANPAIATPDMAVRAADAVMYEDKKRRRASH
- a CDS encoding MFS transporter — translated: MNKKTILLEDGRKVTLGHQLAYGGGNLLGSGALAIAGAWLLYFYTTFCGLTLLEAAFIFSVASVIDAISNPLMGYLSDNFGNTWLGKRFGRRRFFLLIGAPLMMFYPLLWVEGFGFWYYLTTYVIFELIYTSVMVPYETLATEMTDDFAVRSKLTGYKAMFGKIANFLAAFIPGQFILLYGKDSAQPFLYTGITYGLILFVAVALLHGFSWERKDTGIKAIKQKKTLWKTIVALARDMQSTFYLRVFRKHLGMYLFGFGAEWLFASVFTYYVIFVLQYDPAILAGLNSLNAILQLFSTAIFIGICVKFGFSKPYTWALLIVVFAVCCYSLLHFLQLPAHLATMAIIGVTVIFGLGTGGVYYIPWTVYTFLADVDEVFTGRRREGIYAGAMTFAGKIVRSIIVFAMGALLSYYGFQSKSHVQPESAITAISWVFFGGVIVLALVAIFFSRQMTLDRKTHRVVLEEVARIKAGGELSAIKPEVREVIETLVGYPYEQCWGNSDISRKMKLAEEAAPAMPEQLPQR
- a CDS encoding right-handed parallel beta-helix repeat-containing protein, which produces MRKLTVISASLFMLGISCSAASQLPDSNKLVWRAIAFGQSTDVNFATNVLPEKIGVNNVTRENGQPVPAQGGKLITPVNIESRGGKIGNSHDGLTFYYTRLPASANMQLDAEISVEQFGPENGALPAGQEGAGLLVRDVLGQPRSEKLKPGYEEFPAAANMVMNALLTEDKKSHYLLQITQIARNGVKNPWGNAGVEMVREAYHHRLDIRQTPRFRLRLARTNDGFIAGWAPAGSDQWVTQRTGDADRVLVQDKTGYYVGFFASRNARITVHQASLTLSEHQATATETFTPARQAAKVEIASSTLAARPDYRFQLRSNQPGKLTVSVNGQPLVQDQAIKAGEMQSLALRIAAEPRKIDWRLVTDSDETLTDKLTVKPVKLADADNLYVSPQGKADNNGSREQPLDFATAASALSPGGTLWLADGDYPLTTLPASASGTPQQAKKLRPLGKHAVFYGLNLAASHWDIQGISVTAKSFNISGSYNHIDRVVAHHADDTGIWVASPPDVGRALWASHNIISNSESYANQDPGQINADGFAVKMRVGEGNKLIACFAHDNVDDGFDLFNKIEDGPNGRVIIEKSISLRNRNNGFKLGGEGLPVAHQVSDSVAIENGMDGFTDNFNPGALLVRNNIAVDNKRFNYLFRPGPYTQPDKQGQLEGNISLRTSPAQYADAVTGRLKNNHFLTLDDNKQTAK
- a CDS encoding oligogalacturonate-specific porin KdgM family protein — encoded protein: MTKQTLMICGLLLCSFQAAAVTLDVRHEWQDDSKVHKDRFSVSHRFDNGIGFSLEAKWKSGGDNSNKAFHDIVSNGTENSINYQYKITPEWFIQPGFTLESSSNSSIYKPFLTTGYAFDSGIYLNGRYRYEYKRVSDEGKEDEKTNRGEFWLGYRYQDWRFEYNFIYKHSDQIRFDNKKWDYEHNVKALWKLNKNWAPYTELGNISVRKTSDERQTRFRVGVQYSF
- the melB gene encoding melibiose:sodium transporter MelB, with amino-acid sequence MSVSLKTKISYGFGAFGKDFAIGIIYMYLMYYYTDVVGISVSMVASLFLVARILDALLDPVMGWIVERTRTRWGKFKPWILIGTLVNSVVLISVFCAHNFSGGALIAYIWVTYILWGFTYTIMDVPFWSLVPCITVDKREREALIPWPRFFASSAGYLTGVIGLPLINLLGQGHQGDGFMRFTFILVFFFILSTLVTLVNVKEKYSSSHHGATQVQHGLKSVLMMIVRNKPLFALLVMALSWNMAHNVIQSFAIYYFKYVVGREELFPWYMMYAGIANLATIALFPMLAKRFSRRVLWISASVLPVLSCLLLLYVGLYAPQSATLIALSGIMANSGGAFFWVLLVIMVADTVDYGDYALGMRIESIAFAVQTMVVKAGAAFAGLVIGVLLGAAGYQAGVPQTASTIMGMQGIMIVVPMLFFGLTLWVYLRHYTLDGALLQQVQNHLKRKYDEPVDAAARAAAVSSDTHPVAGEPTTVKG
- the melA gene encoding alpha-galactosidase — protein: MKITFIGAGSTVFAKNVLGDIMATPALSDVQIALYDIDESRLQDSWNMLNNINQNINQGRASIEKYVGVEQRRAALQGAKYVINAIQVGGYQPCTVTDFDIPKQFGLRQTIADTLGIGGLFRALRTIPVLFDIARDMEQVCPDAWFLNYTNPMASLTGAMLRHTGIKTVGLCHSVQVCAETLLKAVDMPTDGVTWQIAGINHMAWLLDIKRHGEDIYPEIKRRAAGLQHKHDDMVRHEIMRVFGYYVTESSEHNAEYMPYWIKRNYPQLIERFNIPLDEYPRRCIEQINNWQLQREQLTRDEALTHHRSHEYASYIIEAMETDLPYKIGGNVLNRGLITNLPTDACVEVPCLVDAQGITPTVVGDLPPQLAALNRTNINTQLLTIEAAVTLKKEHIYHAALLDPHTSAELSIDDTIRLCDALIEAHGNWLPTYR